TTCGTGAAGCTCGCCCGCGCCATACGCGGCTTCAGAGGGGGCTCTTCCTTTACCACATGGCTCTACCGGATAACCGTCAACACCGCAAAGGACTTCCACAGGAGTAATGCCGCCAAAAAGAGCCGGGAGGCCGCCTATATAGAGGAAGAGAGTGCGGAGAAGGCGGCGGCAGGCGGGCCGGACAATAACCCCGTAAGCTCGGAAGATATATACGGGGCCATTGAGAAACTCCCAATAAAGCAAAAAGAGGCCGTACTCCTTGTGCTGGCCGAGGGCTTGAGCCACAGGGAAGCGGGCGTAATACTCGGCTGCGCCGAGACGACGGTATCGTGGAGGGTCTTCCAGGCACGGAGAAAACTGACAGGGCTCCTTAAATGATGAGGTGCGATGATGGATAAAAAAGAGCTCGAAAAGAAACTAAAAGACCTTCATATACCGCTCCCCGACGAGGAGAGGAAGCAAGGGGCCATGCGTGCCGCCATGGAGGAGTACGAACGCGCGGGGGAGGAGGCTAAGGAAAAAATCGCCGGAGAAATCAAAGGTTCGGCCGGGCCGGAGCGTCTAACGGGTAGAAAGGAAAGAAAAAAACTCTTTACAGGAGGACCCGTTATGATGAGACCGGCATTTGCGACGATAGGGGTGGCCATAATAGCCCTGGCAGTGGCCTACGTGGTCATGCCCGGTGCTAACTACGAGCTTAGCCCCGTAAAAACAGCGGTAATGGAAGAAGAGGTAGCTACCGTCCCCGCGACAAAGGAGCTGAAGGGCCGTGAGTTCACGGACGAGATAACCGTCTCCACAGAGATGGGGGCAAAGGCCCCGGCCAAAACAAGGTCCAGGCCCGAGCTAAAAAAGGAATCGTCTGCCATTATGGCATCCAACAGGGTCGATTCCAACGTGGCCAGGGCCGATAAGGAAGAGTGGGACGCGTCCGATATGGCCGCCCCCGCCGCCCCCGCCGCGCCCTCTCCTCCATTGGAGAGGGCCGTGGCAGGTCGGGAGAAGCTCTTAAGCGCGAAGCCAGTGGCCAAAAGGGCCGTGGGCGGATTTTCCGGCGCCCCGGCCATGTTAATGGAGGCTACGGAGCCCGCGCTCGACCGCCGCGAGTACGCCGGCAGGGACCGCTTCGAGCGCCTCGAAGATAACCCGGTTAAGACCGCCGCGGAGGAGCCCGTCTCCACCTTCTCCATAGACGTGGACACCGCCTCCTACGCCTTCGTCCGCAGGGCGCTCAGCGGGGGGCACCTCCCCCAGAAGGACGCCGTCCGGGTGGAGGAGCTCATAAACTACTTCGACTACGACTACGAACTCCCCCGTGACCGGAAGAAACCCTTCAAGCCCACTGTGGCCGTTTATCCCACGCCGTGGAACCCGGAGACAAAACTCCTCCATATAGGGATAAAGGGCTACGATATAGAGAAATCGGAAAGGCCGCGGGCCAACCTGGTATTCCTCCTGGACGTCTCCGGGTCGATGTCGAGCCCGGATAAGCTCCCGCTCCTTAAGAGCTCTCTCAAGATGCTCGTCGGAGAACTTCGCCCGGAGGACACCGTAGCTATCGCGGTCTACGCCGGGGCGGCAGGCACGGTCCTGGAGCCGACGAGCGTAAGGAATAAGGGGAGAATCCTGGCCGCGCTCGACAGGCTCACCGCCGGCGGCTCCACGGCCGGGGGCGAGGGCATACGGCTCGCCTACTCGCTTGCAGAGGCCGGTTTCGATCCCGGCGCCACTAACCGGGTGATTCTCGCCACCGACGGGGACTTTAACGTCGGTATCCGCGATGCCGACGAGTTGAAGGGCTTTGTCGAGCGGAAAAGGGATACCGGGGTCTACCTCTCGGTCCTCGGCTTCGGACAGGGCAACTATAACGATACGCTCATGCAAAAGCTCGCGCAGAACGGCAACGGCAACGCCGCCTACATCGACACTTTGAGTGAAGCCAGGAAAGTCCTTGTGGACGAAGCCGGCTCCACCCTCTTCACTATCGCGAAGGACGTAAAGATACAGGTCGAGTTCAACCCCGCTCTGGTGGCCGAATACCGGCTCATAGGCTACGAGAGCCGCATGCTCCGGCGCGAGGACTTCCGTAACGACAAAGTGGACGCCGGAGAGGTGGGCGCCGGACACAGCGTGACCGCCATATACGAGATAACCCCTACCGGGAGCCCCGCCCGGCTGGTCGAGCCCTTGAGGTACGGGAAGGCCCCGACCTTACCGGAAGGGAGCGAAGGGGGGGAATATGCCTTTTTGAAGGTACGCTACAAGCTCCCGGACGAGGATAAGAGCCGGCTTATGACCACGCCCGTCAAGGCCGGGGACGCGGGGGTGGAGTACGGCAGCCTCGAAAAAGCGCCTGCAGAGGCGCGGTTCGCGGCCTCGGTGGCCGCCTTCGCCCAGATACTGAAGGGGGGGCGCTATACCGGGGAGTTCGGCTACGGCGACGTACTCGCGCTCGCCACACCCGCCCGGGGCCCCGACACCTTCGGCTACAGGAGCGAGTTCCTGAACCTCGTCCGGCTCGCGGAGAGCGCGAGTACCATGGGGGAAAGATAAAAGGGGACTAAAATAATGGGGGAGTAAAGTAACAGAGAGAGTAAATCAACGGGGAATAAAGTACGGGGGAGAGGGGCGGGGAGCCTTTTCTCCCTTCCCTTTTCCCCCCTCCCACCGGCGTCCATAAGGCACGCCAAAAGCATGCCGCCATCACGGGCGGTACCCTCTCTACGGCCTCGGCCTGCCGGAGAAAACCCCACCCGTTCAACCCTTA
This genomic interval from Thermodesulfobacteriota bacterium contains the following:
- a CDS encoding RNA polymerase sigma factor yields the protein MEVPGDIELAERAAGGDDGAFECLANRHYTLVYRTAYKWCGIRADAEDIAQEVFVKLARAIRGFRGGSSFTTWLYRITVNTAKDFHRSNAAKKSREAAYIEEESAEKAAAGGPDNNPVSSEDIYGAIEKLPIKQKEAVLLVLAEGLSHREAGVILGCAETTVSWRVFQARRKLTGLLK
- a CDS encoding VWA domain-containing protein, giving the protein MMDKKELEKKLKDLHIPLPDEERKQGAMRAAMEEYERAGEEAKEKIAGEIKGSAGPERLTGRKERKKLFTGGPVMMRPAFATIGVAIIALAVAYVVMPGANYELSPVKTAVMEEEVATVPATKELKGREFTDEITVSTEMGAKAPAKTRSRPELKKESSAIMASNRVDSNVARADKEEWDASDMAAPAAPAAPSPPLERAVAGREKLLSAKPVAKRAVGGFSGAPAMLMEATEPALDRREYAGRDRFERLEDNPVKTAAEEPVSTFSIDVDTASYAFVRRALSGGHLPQKDAVRVEELINYFDYDYELPRDRKKPFKPTVAVYPTPWNPETKLLHIGIKGYDIEKSERPRANLVFLLDVSGSMSSPDKLPLLKSSLKMLVGELRPEDTVAIAVYAGAAGTVLEPTSVRNKGRILAALDRLTAGGSTAGGEGIRLAYSLAEAGFDPGATNRVILATDGDFNVGIRDADELKGFVERKRDTGVYLSVLGFGQGNYNDTLMQKLAQNGNGNAAYIDTLSEARKVLVDEAGSTLFTIAKDVKIQVEFNPALVAEYRLIGYESRMLRREDFRNDKVDAGEVGAGHSVTAIYEITPTGSPARLVEPLRYGKAPTLPEGSEGGEYAFLKVRYKLPDEDKSRLMTTPVKAGDAGVEYGSLEKAPAEARFAASVAAFAQILKGGRYTGEFGYGDVLALATPARGPDTFGYRSEFLNLVRLAESASTMGER